A single region of the Malus sylvestris chromosome 8, drMalSylv7.2, whole genome shotgun sequence genome encodes:
- the LOC126630994 gene encoding transcription factor bHLH96-like produces the protein MALEAVIYPQEYPFGFGCKDYYSFNGGGSWGSDFSLQDQQGINENWDYCSSFPSLLQNVKDWDPNSSPEACTVDQSCPPGHLSAMETPPPPPPPATTNRRKRHRTKSSKNKEEIENQRMTHIVVERNRRKQMNEYLAVLRSLMPQSYAQRGDQASIIGGAINFVKELEQLLQSMDSNKRSKQQPLAEFFTFPQFSTRATQCNQSAGLQANELNTTQFNNNQWAAAAADIEVTMVDSHANLKILSKKRPRQLLKMVAGFQSLRLSVLHLNVTTADEMVLYSVSVKIEEGCLLNTVDEIAAAVNQMLRSINQEVDFN, from the exons ATGGCATTAGAAGCTGTGATTTACCCACAAGAGTACCCATTTGGCTTTGGTTGCAAAGACTACTACTCTTTTAATGGAGGTGGTTCTTGGGGCAGTGACTTCAGCTTACAAGACCAACAAGGCATCAATGAAAATTGGGACTACTGCTCATCATTTCCTTCACTTTTGCAAAATGTGAAAGATTGGGATCCTAACTCCTCACCTGAGGCTTGCACAGTTGATCAATCTTGCCCACCAGGACACCTCTCTGCCATGGAAACACCACCGCCCCCGCCACCACCAGCAACAACGAATCGCCGCAAACGGCATCGCACCAAGAGCAGCAAGAACAAGGAGGAAATTGAGAACCAGAGGATGACGCACATTGTTGTAGAGCGCAACAGGCGCAAACAAATGAATGAGTACCTTGCTGTCCTCAGATCATTGATGCCACAATCTTATGCTCAAAGg GGTGACCAAGCATCAATTATTGGGGGTGCCATAAACTTTGTGAAGGAGCTAGAGCAGCTTTTGCAGTCGATGGACAGCAACAAGAGGAGCAAGCAACAACCTTTGGCAGAGTTCTTCACTTTCCCACAATTCTCAACTCGAGCAACACAGTGTAACCAATCAGCTGGTCTCCAAGCGAACGAGTTGAATACGACTCAGTTTAACAACAACCAGtgggcagcagcagcagcagacaTAGAAGTCACCATGGTGGACAGCCATGCCAACCTGAAGATACTTTCCAAGAAAAGGCCTAGACAGCTGTTGAAGATGGTGGCTGGGTTTCAAAGCCTTAGGCTCAGTGTTCTTCACCTTAATGTCACCACAGCTGATGAAATGGTCCTCTACTCGGTTAGCGTTAAG ATTGAAGAAGGGTGCCTGCTCAATACAGTGGATGAAATAGCAGCAGCTGTTAATCAAATGCTGCGCAGCATTAATCAAGAAGTCGACTTTAATTAG